A genomic window from Leptolyngbya sp. BL0902 includes:
- a CDS encoding glutathione S-transferase family protein, with amino-acid sequence MAVEPLSWDALAALTDFAIDPVHGPTNAQSRLRLFGQPESAVRVTLYRDNHAWCPYCQKVWLWLEEKQIPYRVEKITMFCYGEKEAWYKRKVPSGMLPALELDGRMITESDDILMALERTFGPLVHSMTDRAVVPLRQLERLLFRAWCAWLCYPSRSAQEDQRSGQQFQGVMDRVEAALASTSGPYFLDDFGTVDLVFTPYVERMNASLFYYKGYSMREVNPRFAAWCDAMETRPTYRGTQSDFHTHVHDLPPQMGGCYSNDLPQTRQNQQRVDRGPWFGLPDVGYAEADNSRQEALHRVLKHRANIIRVNPAADTLMDEALRCALTTLMTGESCQPPAGSDVALRYLRDRISVPRDMSIYAAKHLRQALEATAALAGEGQPDPIPVNHRRDQNPLAFAA; translated from the coding sequence ATGGCTGTTGAACCCCTAAGTTGGGACGCCCTCGCGGCGCTGACGGATTTCGCCATCGACCCGGTGCATGGCCCCACCAATGCCCAATCGCGGCTGCGGCTGTTTGGCCAGCCCGAATCGGCGGTGCGGGTCACGCTCTACCGCGATAACCATGCCTGGTGTCCCTATTGCCAAAAGGTATGGCTGTGGCTCGAGGAAAAGCAAATTCCCTACCGGGTCGAAAAAATCACCATGTTTTGCTACGGCGAGAAGGAAGCCTGGTATAAGCGCAAGGTGCCCTCTGGGATGCTGCCTGCCCTAGAACTAGACGGGCGGATGATTACCGAGAGCGATGACATTTTGATGGCCCTAGAGCGCACCTTTGGGCCACTGGTTCACAGCATGACGGATCGGGCGGTGGTGCCCCTGCGCCAGCTTGAACGGCTGCTGTTTCGGGCCTGGTGTGCGTGGCTGTGCTATCCGTCCCGGTCGGCCCAGGAGGATCAGCGGTCGGGGCAGCAGTTTCAGGGGGTGATGGATCGGGTGGAAGCGGCCCTGGCCAGTACCTCCGGCCCCTACTTTTTAGACGACTTTGGCACTGTGGATTTGGTCTTTACGCCCTATGTAGAGCGCATGAACGCCAGCCTGTTCTACTACAAGGGCTACTCCATGCGGGAGGTGAACCCGCGCTTTGCGGCCTGGTGCGACGCCATGGAAACCCGCCCCACCTATCGCGGTACCCAGAGCGACTTCCACACCCACGTCCACGACCTGCCCCCCCAAATGGGCGGCTGCTACAGCAACGATTTGCCCCAAACTCGTCAAAATCAGCAGCGGGTGGATCGTGGCCCCTGGTTTGGCCTGCCCGATGTGGGCTATGCCGAGGCAGATAATTCCCGCCAGGAGGCCCTGCACCGAGTTCTTAAACATCGGGCTAACATCATTCGCGTCAACCCCGCCGCCGATACCCTGATGGACGAAGCCCTGCGCTGCGCCCTTACCACCCTGATGACTGGGGAAAGCTGCCAGCCCCCAGCCGGCAGTGACGTGGCCCTGCGCTACCTGCGCGACCGCATCAGCGTCCCTAGGGATATGTCCATCTATGCGGCCAAGCACCTGCGGCAAGCCCTGGAAGCCACCGCCGCCCTTGCCGGGGAGGGCCAGCCGGATCCCATCCCCGTGAACCACCGCCGCGATCAAAATCCTTTGGCCTTTGCCGCCTAG
- a CDS encoding YajQ family cyclic di-GMP-binding protein, which produces MASTFSFDIVSDFDRQELVNALDQTRRDVTSRYDLKDSKTSIELSNDTITIETASQMSLDSVKELMHQKAAKRDLSLKIFDYGVVESASGNRVRQQITLKKGMSQDIAKQVSKLIRDNLKKVTASIQGDAVRVSGKSKDDLQQAMQLVKQEEWPVALQFTNYR; this is translated from the coding sequence ATGGCCTCTACGTTTTCCTTTGACATCGTCAGCGATTTTGATCGCCAAGAACTGGTCAACGCCCTTGACCAAACCCGTCGCGATGTCACCAGCCGCTACGACCTGAAAGACAGCAAAACCAGCATCGAACTCAGCAACGACACCATCACCATCGAAACCGCCAGCCAAATGAGCCTGGATTCGGTGAAGGAACTGATGCATCAAAAGGCGGCGAAGCGGGATCTGTCCCTGAAAATTTTTGACTATGGCGTGGTGGAATCCGCCAGCGGCAACCGGGTGCGTCAGCAAATTACCCTCAAAAAGGGCATGAGCCAAGACATTGCCAAGCAAGTCTCCAAGCTGATTCGCGACAACCTGAAGAAAGTCACGGCCTCCATCCAGGGCGATGCGGTGCGCGTATCCGGCAAATCCAAGGACGACCTACAACAGGCTATGCAGTTAGTGAAGCAGGAAGAGTGGCCCGTGGCGCTGCAATTTACGAACTATCGCTAG